The following proteins are encoded in a genomic region of Phragmites australis chromosome 9, lpPhrAust1.1, whole genome shotgun sequence:
- the LOC133928753 gene encoding pectinesterase-like translates to MMATYYAAAIPTLLLFSLLGHALSDAPPSTPVLPSAACNATTDPTFCRSVLPPGGRGNLYTYGRFSVAESLAGARKFAALVDRYLARHRHLSPSAVGALRDCQLMAELNVDFLSAAGNTIRSTDTLLDPQADDVHTLLSAILTNQQTCLDGLQAASGAWSERGGLDAPIANGTKLYSLSLSLFTRAWVPTAKASHSHKGGNKKRHHGHGGKKPKRPPATAVRRGLFDVTDEEMVRRMAIEGPERTVAVNSVVTVDQSGAGNFTTVGDAVAAAPKKLDGSSGYHVIYVLAGVYEENVVVPKHNKYIMMVGDGIGQTVITGNRSVVDGWTTFNSATFAVVGQGFVAMNMTFRNTAGPSKHQAVALRSGADLSAFYGCSFEAYQDTLYTHSLRQFYRGCDVYGTVDYVFGNAAVVFQGCTFYSRLPMQGQRNTVTAQGRSDPNQNTGTSIQGCALVAAPELAANAAFPTLTYLGRPWRNYSRTVVMESYVGALVDPSGWMPWSGDFALDTLYYAEYNNSGPGADTSRRVGWPGYHVLGDGADAGNFTVTSMVVGDNWLPQTGVPFTSGLIS, encoded by the exons ATGATGGCGACCTACTACGCTGCTGCGATCCCCACCCTCCTCCTGTTCTCCTTGTTAGGCCATGCGCTCTCCGACGCGCCGCCGTCGACGCCGGTGTTGCCGTCGGCCGCGTGCAACGCCACCACGGACCCAACCTTCTGCCGGTCCGTGCTGCCGCCGGGCGGCAGGGGGAACCTCTACACGTACGGCCGCTTCTCGGTCGCCGAGTCCCTCGCCGGCGCCCGCAAGTTTGCCGCGCTCGTCGACCGCTACCTCGCGCGCCACCGGCACCTCTCCCCTAGCGCCGTTGGCGCGCTGCGGGATTGCCAGCTCATGGCTGAGCTCAACGTTGACTTCCTCTCCGCAGCCGGCAACACGATCAGGTCCACGGACACACTCCTCGACCCGCAGGCGGACGACGTGCACACGCTGCTCTCGGCGATCCTGACCAACCAGCAGACGTGCCTCGACGGCCTGCAGGCCGCGTCGGGGGCGTGGTCCGAGCGCGGTGGCCTCGACGCGCCCATCGCCAACGGCACCAAGCTTTACAGCCTCTCGCTGTCGCTCTTCACCAGGGCGTGGGTACCGACGGCCAAGGCGTCGCACTCGCACAAGGGTGGCAACAAGAAACGGCACCACGGCCACGGCGGCAAGAAGCCCAAGCGACCCCCGGCGACCGCAGTGAGGAGGGGCCTGTTCGACGTGACGGACGAGGAGATGGTGCGGCGGATGGCCATCGAGGGGCCCGAGAGGACGGTGGCGGTGAACAGCGTGGTGACGGTGGACCAGAGCGGCGCCGGGAATTTCACCACGGTCGGGGACGCCGTGGCTGCCGCGCCGAAAAAACTCGACGGCAGCAGCGGGTACCACGTGATCTACGTGCTCGCCGGCGTCTACGAGGAGAACGTGGTGGTGCCCAAGCACAACAAGTACATCATGATGGTCGGCGACGGCATCGGCCAGACCGTGATCACCGGCAACCGGAGCGTCGTCGACGGCTGGACCACCTTCAACTCGGCCACCTTTG CTGTGGTGGGTCAAGGGTTCGTGGCGATGAACATGACGTTCCGGAACACGGCGGGGCCATCGAAGCACCAGGCGGTGGCGCTCCGGTCCGGCGCCGACCTGTCGGCGTTCTACGGTTGCAGCTTCGAGGCATACCAGGACACTCTCTACACGCACTCCCTCCGCCAGTTCTACCGCGGCTGCGACGTCTACGGCACTGTGGACTACGTCTTCGGCAACGCCGCCGTCGTGTTCCAGGGCTGCACCTTCTACTCCCGGCTCCCCATGCAGGGGCAGAGAAACACCGTCACGGCGCAGGGGCGCAGCGACCCCAACCAGAACACGGGCACCTCCATCCAGGGCTGCGCGCTTGTCGCAGCGCCCGAGCTCGCCGCCAACGCCGCCTTCCCGACGCTCACCTACCTCGGGCGGCCGTGGAGGAACTACTCGCGCACTGTGGTCATGGAGTCGTACGTCGGCGCGCTCGTCGACCCCTCCGGGTGGATGCCGTGGTCCGGTGACTTCGCGCTGGACACGCTCTACTACGCCGAGTACAACAACTCAGGGCCAGGCGCCGATACCAGCCGCCGGGTGGGGTGGCCGGGGTACCACGTGCTCGGGGACGGCGCCGACGCCGGCAACTTCACCGTCACCAGCATGGTGGTCGGGGACAACTGGTTGCCACAGACGGGCGTGCCGTTCACAAGCGGCTTGATTTCTTGA
- the LOC133928751 gene encoding uncharacterized protein LOC133928751 isoform X1: MRRGSSTSSRAPPSFPSRAPKWGTSRPCCSPTPSRSTTSRKSCDFGVMLITLKSRPWVESTIKLYVNWVATMFRWRLYKKASQVLYLHFALKRREFLEEFHEKQEQVLLLSRAQRKQAEKSIVRARSAQAQIDLLQKRAEKAEGQKREMSRRAKDAELRLERLEMELDALRSVKGIADSEVSCLRQNLQSFEAQVCELQSLCASEREKAERLQIELSEANAYNDDALNVIGELKLKAVAACEAISRTFEGIGASATPPSLELVGLSGLIGWINETSSSLLLAAQLYGNFCAMVAARSLVQSMEMTGCDHHTALQQPSFQYPSDLSTSAITKASKSTARSFTTNYRCKHGRELALREAELNRQRV; encoded by the exons ATGCGGCGCGGGTCTTCGACGAGCTCCCGCGCGCCTCCATCGTTTCCGTCTCGCGCCCCGAAGTGGGGGACATCACGCCCATGCTGCTCTCCTACACCATCGAGGTCCACTACAAGCAG GAAATCATGTGACTTCGGTGTGATGCTGATTACTCTGAAATCGCGCCCTTGGGTGGAATCCACGATCAAGTTATACGTGAATTGGGTAGCGACAATG TTTAGATGGCGTCTATATAAGAAAGCTTCACAGGTTCTCTATCTACATTTTGCATTGAAGAGgcgtgaattccttgaagaatTCCATGAAAAGCAGGAGCAG GTTTTGCTTCTCTCCCGAGCTCAACGTAAGCAAGCAGAAAAGTCCATAGTCCGTGCCCGAAGCGCTCAGGCCcagattgacttgctacaaaaacGGGCGGAAAAAGCTGAGGGCCAGAAGCGCGAGATGTCGCGGCGTGCGAAGGATGCAGAGTTACgattggagcggcttgaaatggAGCTCGATGCCCTTCGCTCGGTGAAGGGGATCGCTGACAGCGAAGTGAGTTGCCTTCGACAGAATCTGCAATCCTTCGAAGCGCAAGTTTGCGAGTTGCAATCACTTTGCGCgtcggagagagagaaagctgaGCGGCTGCAGATTGAACTAAGCGAAGCGAATGCTTACAATGACGATGCCcttaatgtcattggggagcttAAGCTGAAGGCGGTTGCCGCTTGCGAAGCAATCAGCCGTACCTTCGAAGGTATAGGCGCCTCGGCGACCCCTCCATCACTTGAACTCGTCGGACTGAGTGGGCTTATCGGTTGGATCAATGAGACCAGTAGTAGCCTCCTTCTGGCTGCACAACTTTACGGCAACTTCTGCGCCATGGTTGCCGCCCGGAGTCTCGTGCAATCTATGGAGATGACGGGTTGCGACCATCACACTGCTCTCCAACAACCTTCCTTCCAGTATCCTTCGGATTTGTCAACTTCGGCTATTACAAAAGCATCGAAGAGCACTgctcgatcattcaccaccaattacAGGTGCAAGCATGGCcgcgagctcgctcttcgagaggccgaaTTGAACCGGCAGAGGGTATAG